One Salvelinus sp. IW2-2015 unplaced genomic scaffold, ASM291031v2 Un_scaffold2772, whole genome shotgun sequence genomic window carries:
- the LOC112074706 gene encoding pancreatic secretory granule membrane major glycoprotein GP2-like: MFLYRNSNYTESYPAGEVLLPIGSTLRVGVSVEESGMERFVVVLRDCYANQSPNPDNLPRTYMIQDRCXTNRTQVTVEESGSSLRARFSAALQVDYRYFFLHCSLSLCDQRSSSCTPVCSGRKSRSVSDTVLLKPXAIGPISWAQSLE; the protein is encoded by the exons ATGTTTCTGTATCGTAACTCCAACTACACAGAGTCTTACCCAGCTGGTGAAGTCCTCCTGCCGATTGGTTCCACTCTGCGCGTGGGCGTGTCCGTAGAGGAGTCCGGGATGGAgcgttttgttgttgttctaaGGGACTGCTATGCCAACCAATCCCCCAACCCTGATAATCTCCCACGGACCTACATGATTCAGGACAG GTGTMCTACAAATCGTACCCAGGTGACCGTGGAGGAAAGCGGCTCGTCCCTCAGGGCTCGCTTCTCTGCTGCGTTGCAGGTGGACTACCGTTACTTCTTCCTGCACTGCAGCCTCAGCCTGTGTGACCAGAGGAGCTCCTCCTGCACTCCA gtGTGCTCTGGAAGGAAATCTCGCTCTGTGTCTGATACTGTCCTCCTCAAGCCCAKAGCCATCGGGCCAATCAGCT GGGCCCAGAGCCTGGAGTGA